Proteins from a genomic interval of Schaalia odontolytica:
- a CDS encoding ISL3 family transposase: MPDGTFTTPDLTTFCRLDGLGLEVTGQRLEPDRAVLACRVVDDDRWCRGCGCEGSVHDVVTRRLAHEPFGWRPTTLLIAVRRYRCTGCGRVWRQDTTAAAEPRAKISRAGLRWALLALVVQHLSVARIAEGLAVAWDTANEAVLAEGARVLIGDPARFDGVAVIGVDEHVWRHTRKGDKYVTVVIDLTPIRDGTGPARLLDMLEGRSKAAFKTWLADRPQAWRDAVEVVAMDGFTGFKTAAAEELPRAVAVMDPFHVIRLAGDALDQCRRRVQQDLHGHRGRSNDPLYRARRTLHTGEDLLTDRQRERLMVLFTNPEHVEVKATWGILQRMIAAYRHPDRATGRAAMSAVIAALRDGVPAVLAELRRLGRTLNQRAADVLAYFERPGTSNGPTEALNGRLEHLRGSALGFRNLNNYIARCLLETGGFRTHPALG; the protein is encoded by the coding sequence ATGCCCGACGGTACCTTCACCACGCCCGATCTGACGACGTTCTGCCGCCTGGACGGTCTCGGGTTGGAGGTGACCGGGCAGCGCCTCGAGCCGGATCGTGCAGTGCTGGCTTGCCGGGTTGTCGATGATGACCGGTGGTGCCGGGGGTGCGGCTGTGAGGGCAGCGTGCACGACGTGGTCACGCGCCGGCTGGCGCACGAGCCGTTCGGGTGGCGACCCACGACGCTGCTGATCGCCGTGCGCCGCTACCGGTGCACCGGCTGCGGGCGGGTGTGGCGGCAGGACACCACAGCCGCGGCCGAGCCGCGCGCGAAGATCTCCCGGGCTGGACTGCGGTGGGCCCTGCTCGCACTGGTCGTGCAGCATCTGAGCGTGGCCCGGATCGCCGAAGGGCTCGCGGTCGCGTGGGATACCGCGAATGAGGCCGTTCTGGCCGAGGGCGCGCGGGTCCTGATCGGCGACCCGGCACGGTTCGACGGGGTCGCGGTCATCGGGGTCGACGAGCACGTCTGGCGGCACACGAGGAAGGGCGACAAGTACGTCACCGTCGTCATTGATCTCACCCCGATCCGCGACGGGACCGGCCCGGCACGGCTGTTGGATATGCTCGAGGGCCGCTCCAAGGCCGCGTTCAAGACCTGGCTCGCCGACCGGCCCCAGGCGTGGCGTGACGCGGTGGAGGTGGTCGCGATGGACGGGTTCACCGGGTTCAAGACCGCCGCCGCTGAGGAACTCCCGCGCGCGGTGGCGGTCATGGACCCCTTCCACGTCATCCGGCTCGCCGGGGATGCCCTGGACCAGTGCCGGCGCCGGGTCCAGCAGGACCTGCACGGCCACCGAGGCCGCAGCAACGACCCGCTGTACCGGGCCCGGCGGACCCTGCACACCGGAGAGGACCTGCTCACTGACCGGCAACGCGAACGACTCATGGTCCTGTTCACCAATCCCGAGCACGTCGAGGTCAAAGCCACCTGGGGCATCCTCCAACGGATGATCGCCGCCTACCGCCACCCCGACAGGGCCACCGGCCGGGCGGCGATGAGCGCCGTCATCGCCGCCCTGCGCGACGGCGTGCCCGCGGTCTTGGCCGAGCTCCGTCGCCTGGGTCGAACCCTGAACCAGCGCGCAGCTGACGTGCTGGCCTACTTCGAGCGCCCGGGGACCTCCAACGGCCCCACCGAAGCCCTGAACGGGCGGCTCGAACACCTCCGCGGATCCGCTCTCGGCTTCCGCAACCTCAACAACTACATCGCCCGCTGCCTACTCGAGACCGGCGGCTTCAGAACCCACCCTGCATTGGGATGA
- a CDS encoding glycoside hydrolase domain-containing protein, with amino-acid sequence MTDQMVLKTQQWLNRTYRSKAGFGSVVEDGYTGWGTISALIRALQIELGITTTANNFGPGTISRFQSRWPNGIHQQDDGAQETSNVYGIIQGALWCKGYSAGASDITTHFYSGTGKAIKQLKSDMGIGGDSTVTLDVMKALLSMQQFVLLRSYGGISAIRQAQQQINQQYRAYTGIIPTDGLYGREMNTALIQVLQAIEGFSPAEATGNFGNGTKAHLTIVTPSNAASLPKWAWLAQVALVCNRISPDIYPSAQTALSTFVPQFQAKYQLPRSGVVDSTTWMSLLTSKGDPNRACKACDTRFEITAERLNLLKANGYEIVGRYLTEPNQDSKDPSDYFKAIRPGELERITKGGMKFFPIFQEYSTELRHFTRENGTRHATLARQAAQRLGIPGTYIYFAVDFDATDPEVTSNILPYFQGVRGSLGGGYKVGIYASRNICSRIIKAGYAGSAFVSDMSTGFSGNLGFPIPDSWNYDQFTEISDYKGQGFDLDRVAYSGQAPAVDHVAPSSAGDAAPDTSIDYNKLAPIDLIWHLEKRFEELRADSKVGEDYVAGSHGAGTWIAVPTWRCILNYLAKAYLRDGGSGSAVNWSVSAESFRSADASVLEKDAVGKKIIAALNRYIDNTWRQSMTDKTGESVDLAHLAATTLGYTNWNVIPDAWTGWAGDLATAMENIQKTLDWNPNANLDQVATALVGQGNDYRQHPGLKGLVLDKKNDKGEWESVGNNCNRDDLCCDGDAIVIANTLENGNDSNAHLLSATLREYYNNSSKLANRFKQIGWSLGANNSTEAYQKISEYADLDSAVLGSFLAGYVKEEIRLTACRKLAEFIY; translated from the coding sequence ATGACAGATCAAATGGTGCTAAAAACACAGCAATGGCTCAATCGCACCTATAGGAGCAAGGCTGGATTCGGTTCAGTCGTAGAGGACGGATATACCGGCTGGGGCACTATCAGCGCGCTAATCCGCGCTCTGCAAATCGAGCTGGGTATTACGACAACGGCGAACAATTTCGGACCGGGAACTATCAGTCGCTTCCAGTCTCGGTGGCCTAACGGCATCCACCAACAGGATGACGGCGCACAGGAGACTTCTAATGTGTACGGCATTATCCAAGGCGCCTTGTGGTGCAAGGGATATTCTGCCGGTGCCAGCGATATCACGACTCACTTCTATAGTGGAACAGGAAAGGCCATCAAACAGCTTAAGAGCGACATGGGCATTGGTGGAGATTCCACTGTGACGCTCGACGTCATGAAAGCGCTGTTGTCAATGCAGCAATTCGTCCTGCTTCGCTCTTATGGGGGCATTTCAGCGATTCGGCAAGCACAGCAACAAATCAACCAACAGTATCGCGCTTATACCGGAATCATCCCAACCGATGGACTCTACGGTCGGGAAATGAATACTGCTCTGATTCAGGTCTTGCAAGCCATTGAAGGATTTAGCCCTGCGGAAGCCACAGGTAATTTCGGCAATGGCACCAAAGCGCATCTAACAATAGTTACACCCAGCAATGCGGCAAGTTTACCGAAGTGGGCTTGGCTAGCTCAGGTTGCTCTAGTGTGTAACCGGATTTCTCCCGATATCTATCCTTCTGCACAAACCGCACTGTCAACGTTCGTTCCGCAATTCCAAGCAAAGTATCAGCTCCCACGAAGCGGGGTGGTCGACTCGACTACATGGATGAGCCTGTTGACCTCGAAAGGTGATCCGAATCGCGCCTGCAAAGCATGCGATACACGCTTCGAGATTACGGCTGAGCGACTCAACCTACTTAAGGCGAACGGCTATGAGATCGTAGGACGTTACCTGACTGAGCCGAATCAAGATTCAAAAGATCCGTCTGACTATTTCAAAGCAATTCGGCCAGGAGAACTTGAACGCATCACGAAAGGTGGGATGAAGTTCTTCCCGATATTCCAAGAGTATTCCACCGAATTGCGCCACTTCACTCGAGAAAACGGAACTCGCCATGCCACACTTGCAAGGCAAGCCGCCCAAAGACTTGGCATTCCGGGAACGTATATCTATTTCGCTGTTGATTTCGACGCGACCGACCCCGAGGTCACAAGCAATATTCTTCCGTATTTCCAAGGCGTGCGTGGAAGCCTGGGAGGCGGATACAAAGTGGGTATCTACGCATCACGCAATATTTGCAGCCGCATCATTAAAGCCGGATACGCTGGAAGCGCGTTCGTCTCGGACATGTCTACAGGATTTTCTGGCAACCTCGGCTTCCCTATTCCTGATAGTTGGAACTATGATCAGTTCACTGAAATCAGTGACTACAAAGGTCAGGGGTTTGACCTTGATCGGGTCGCCTATTCAGGTCAAGCTCCAGCAGTGGATCATGTTGCACCCTCAAGTGCCGGTGACGCTGCGCCCGACACCAGCATCGATTACAACAAGCTGGCTCCGATTGATCTGATCTGGCATTTAGAGAAGCGCTTTGAGGAATTACGTGCTGATAGCAAAGTTGGTGAGGACTACGTTGCGGGTTCTCATGGTGCGGGAACGTGGATTGCCGTTCCGACTTGGCGTTGCATACTCAACTATTTAGCAAAAGCCTACCTGCGTGACGGTGGTAGTGGATCTGCGGTGAATTGGTCCGTGTCTGCCGAAAGTTTCAGGAGTGCTGACGCGAGCGTACTCGAGAAGGACGCTGTAGGCAAGAAGATCATCGCTGCCTTGAATCGCTATATTGATAACACTTGGCGGCAATCCATGACTGACAAGACCGGAGAATCGGTTGATCTGGCGCATCTGGCGGCAACAACACTTGGATACACCAACTGGAATGTTATCCCTGATGCGTGGACTGGCTGGGCCGGAGATCTAGCCACAGCGATGGAAAACATTCAGAAAACGCTTGACTGGAATCCCAACGCGAACCTGGATCAGGTGGCCACAGCCCTAGTAGGACAAGGTAACGATTACCGCCAGCATCCTGGCTTGAAGGGGCTAGTACTTGACAAGAAAAACGACAAGGGAGAATGGGAATCGGTAGGAAACAACTGTAACCGTGACGACCTCTGCTGTGACGGAGATGCCATCGTTATCGCTAACACGCTAGAAAACGGAAACGACTCCAACGCTCATCTTCTGTCAGCAACGCTGCGCGAGTACTACAACAATTCCAGCAAACTAGCCAACAGATTCAAGCAGATTGGCTGGAGCTTGGGGGCGAATAATTCCACTGAGGCATATCAGAAAATAAGTGAATATGCCGACTTAGATAGCGCCGTTTTAGGATCGTTCCTGGCTGGATACGTCAAGGAAGAGATTCGTTTGACAGCTTGTCGAAAGCTAGCTGAATTCATCTACTGA
- a CDS encoding ATP-binding cassette domain-containing protein → MITFNAINHAYPGEAEQALTDLSLEFGDSTVTALVGPNGSGKTTLMQILSGLLPPTSGGVSINGTGMRPNDLLGYSVMASSDRDFDNSSAGALVAYASLRPTWDQKLFDHYAQRFGFQMKRRKKLRKVSSGQAAILTGAVALASGAPITVLDEIQAPLDVPTRYAFYEELLTLAADAMEGRRPRRTFLISSHMVSELENVAEDVVALKNGRLLAHESVETFTSRICAIAGNATDVERFLIDHPGLGVITSRTLGSAREIVVDLRGRGITDREIASHSLTLSPCSFQDAFAYLIQEKDQ, encoded by the coding sequence ATGATCACCTTCAACGCCATCAACCACGCCTATCCGGGGGAGGCGGAACAGGCCCTCACCGACCTCTCCCTCGAGTTCGGTGACTCCACCGTCACCGCGCTTGTAGGCCCCAACGGATCGGGAAAGACAACCCTCATGCAGATCCTTTCCGGCCTGCTTCCACCCACCTCGGGAGGCGTGTCCATCAATGGAACGGGCATGCGCCCCAACGACCTGCTCGGCTACTCGGTCATGGCCTCCTCCGACAGGGACTTCGACAACTCCTCTGCTGGGGCGCTAGTCGCATACGCCTCCCTGCGCCCAACCTGGGATCAGAAGCTCTTCGACCACTACGCCCAGCGTTTCGGATTCCAGATGAAGCGTCGCAAGAAGCTGCGCAAGGTCTCCTCCGGCCAGGCCGCCATCCTCACGGGCGCCGTCGCGCTGGCCTCCGGAGCTCCCATCACCGTCCTCGACGAGATTCAGGCACCCCTGGACGTGCCCACCCGCTATGCCTTCTACGAGGAGCTGCTCACCCTGGCCGCCGACGCCATGGAGGGACGTCGCCCCCGGCGCACATTCCTCATCTCCTCGCACATGGTCTCCGAGCTTGAGAATGTCGCCGAAGACGTCGTCGCTCTGAAGAACGGGCGCCTCCTGGCCCACGAGAGCGTCGAGACGTTCACCTCCCGCATCTGCGCCATCGCCGGAAACGCAACCGACGTCGAACGCTTCCTGATCGACCACCCCGGCCTCGGCGTCATCACCTCCCGAACGCTCGGATCCGCCCGAGAGATCGTCGTAGACCTGCGTGGACGCGGCATCACCGACCGCGAGATCGCATCCCACTCCCTCACACTCTCGCCCTGCTCCTTCCAGGACGCCTTCGCCTACCTCATCCAGGAGAAAGACCAATGA
- a CDS encoding glycine--tRNA ligase, whose product MAKGPSRLDNVISLAKRRGFVFPCGEIYGGTRSAWDYGPLGVELKENIKRAWWNAMVRRRADVVGLDSSVILPREVWVASGHVKAFTDPLIECLNCHKRARQDQLIEELAEKKGVEESTLSNDDIACPNCGVRGQWTEPRAFSGLLKTYLGPVDDEAGLHYLRPETAQGIFVNYANVMNAARKKPPFGIGQIGKSFRNEITPGNFIFRTREFEQMELEFFCEPGTDEEWHQYWIDYRKAWYVDLGIDAENLREYEHPQEKLSHYSKRTVDLEYRFGFQGSEWGELEGIANRTDYDLSVHSEASGAKLDYFDPNTKERWTPYVIEPSAGLTRSLMAFLIEAYHEDEAPNAKGGVDKRVVLKLDPRLAPVKAAVLPLSRKPELTGPAQELADELRGIWNVDYDDAGAVGRRYRRQDEIGTPLCITYDFDSIEDHAVTIRDRDTMEQVRIPLDKVKSYLIERLGC is encoded by the coding sequence GTGGCTAAGGGACCCTCCCGCCTCGACAACGTCATCAGCCTGGCCAAGCGCCGCGGCTTCGTCTTTCCCTGTGGTGAAATCTACGGCGGCACCCGCTCCGCGTGGGACTACGGGCCGCTGGGCGTGGAGCTGAAGGAAAACATCAAGCGCGCCTGGTGGAACGCCATGGTCCGCCGCCGCGCCGACGTCGTTGGCCTGGACTCCTCCGTCATCCTTCCGCGCGAGGTGTGGGTAGCCTCTGGCCACGTCAAGGCCTTCACCGACCCCCTCATCGAGTGCCTCAACTGCCACAAGCGCGCCCGTCAGGACCAGCTCATCGAAGAACTCGCCGAAAAGAAGGGTGTCGAGGAATCCACCCTGTCCAACGACGACATCGCCTGCCCCAACTGTGGCGTGCGCGGCCAGTGGACCGAGCCCCGTGCCTTCTCCGGCCTGCTCAAGACCTACCTGGGGCCCGTTGACGACGAAGCCGGCCTGCACTACCTGCGCCCCGAAACCGCGCAGGGCATCTTCGTCAACTACGCCAACGTCATGAACGCCGCGCGTAAGAAGCCGCCGTTTGGCATCGGCCAGATCGGCAAGTCCTTCCGCAACGAGATCACTCCCGGCAACTTCATCTTCCGCACCCGCGAGTTCGAGCAGATGGAACTCGAGTTCTTCTGCGAGCCCGGCACCGACGAGGAATGGCACCAGTACTGGATCGACTACCGCAAGGCCTGGTACGTTGATCTGGGCATCGACGCGGAGAACCTGCGCGAGTACGAGCATCCGCAGGAGAAGCTCTCGCACTACTCCAAGCGCACCGTCGACCTGGAATACCGCTTCGGTTTCCAGGGAAGCGAGTGGGGCGAGCTCGAAGGCATCGCCAACCGCACCGACTACGACCTGAGCGTCCACTCGGAGGCCTCCGGCGCCAAGCTCGACTACTTCGACCCGAACACGAAGGAACGCTGGACCCCCTACGTCATCGAGCCCTCGGCGGGCCTGACCCGTTCCCTCATGGCCTTCCTCATCGAGGCCTACCACGAGGACGAGGCCCCCAACGCCAAGGGCGGCGTCGACAAGCGCGTCGTGCTCAAGCTGGATCCGCGCCTGGCTCCCGTCAAGGCCGCCGTCCTGCCGCTGTCGCGCAAGCCCGAGCTCACCGGCCCCGCCCAAGAGTTGGCCGACGAGCTGCGCGGCATCTGGAACGTCGATTATGACGACGCAGGTGCCGTGGGACGGCGCTACCGTCGCCAGGACGAGATCGGCACGCCCCTGTGCATCACCTACGACTTCGACTCGATCGAGGACCACGCCGTGACCATCCGTGATCGTGACACGATGGAGCAGGTGCGCATCCCCCTCGACAAGGTCAAGTCGTACCTGATCGAACGCCTTGGCTGCTGA
- a CDS encoding transposase, protein MRKFSKHTPEQIVVKLEKAEALRGEGMSTAQACRVLGISEATLCRWRQRYGSMNRSEAKELRELREQNARLKQLLGQAELEKAALRELAEGNF, encoded by the coding sequence ATGAGGAAGTTCTCGAAGCACACGCCTGAGCAGATTGTCGTGAAGCTGGAGAAGGCCGAGGCGTTGCGAGGTGAGGGCATGAGCACAGCCCAGGCTTGCCGCGTGCTGGGTATCAGCGAGGCAACGTTGTGCCGGTGGCGCCAGCGTTATGGGTCGATGAATCGTAGTGAGGCCAAGGAACTGCGTGAATTGCGCGAGCAAAACGCGCGCCTCAAACAGTTGCTGGGACAAGCAGAGCTGGAGAAAGCAGCGCTGCGTGAGCTCGCGGAGGGAAACTTCTAG
- a CDS encoding GntR family transcriptional regulator, protein MPPTFVSGIPIYVQIADSIRAQILRGALCDGDQLTSTTEYSAMYRINPATVGKAFAILVDEGLVEKRRGIGMFVAEGAHASLVEAGLKTYVDDTLYPAVEAGLALGLDIGSIADHVRAYTAKTRTKEDS, encoded by the coding sequence ATGCCCCCGACCTTCGTCTCGGGGATCCCGATCTACGTCCAGATCGCCGACAGCATCCGCGCCCAGATCCTGCGCGGCGCACTGTGCGACGGGGACCAGCTCACGTCCACCACCGAATACTCCGCCATGTACCGCATCAACCCCGCCACCGTCGGCAAGGCGTTCGCCATCCTCGTCGACGAGGGGCTCGTTGAGAAACGACGCGGGATTGGCATGTTCGTCGCCGAGGGGGCCCACGCTTCCCTCGTCGAGGCGGGCCTGAAAACCTACGTCGACGACACCCTCTACCCGGCCGTCGAGGCGGGACTCGCGCTCGGCCTCGACATCGGCTCCATCGCGGACCATGTTCGCGCGTACACGGCTAAGACTCGCACCAAGGAAGACTCATGA
- a CDS encoding integrase core domain-containing protein, whose product MKVCHVIDEFTRQHLAFRVERRMGAADVIDMHDLAAVAHGAPQVLRADNGPEFIAAAVGHWASEHDTLQAFIPPGQPWLGGFVESLHNRMHDELLEDNMFEDLSHARALIGAWSRRYNEEHPHSALGWLSPNQYARQWAQHHQ is encoded by the coding sequence TTGAAGGTCTGTCACGTCATTGATGAGTTCACGCGCCAGCACCTGGCTTTCCGCGTCGAGCGGCGCATGGGAGCCGCCGACGTGATCGACATGCATGACCTGGCTGCCGTGGCACATGGTGCGCCCCAGGTGCTACGCGCCGATAACGGGCCCGAATTCATCGCCGCAGCCGTGGGACACTGGGCCAGCGAGCACGACACACTCCAAGCATTCATACCCCCGGGCCAGCCGTGGCTGGGCGGATTCGTGGAGTCCTTGCACAACCGCATGCACGACGAACTCTTGGAGGACAACATGTTCGAGGATCTCAGCCACGCGCGCGCCCTGATCGGCGCCTGGTCACGCCGCTACAATGAAGAACACCCCCACAGCGCGCTAGGCTGGCTCTCACCCAACCAATACGCACGCCAATGGGCACAACACCACCAATAA
- the aroD gene encoding type I 3-dehydroquinate dehydratase, which produces MPQPETPAPEPAPRVITLGRAGKKTTLGGRTRVIVPLTGDAASLRSQVAALASSRADIAEWRADTFLASLVGSHFVAAADIQSELTSAARYVTDASPVPVLATIRTFVEGGQAYLDDEEYCALVRCLAPLVGAVDVEVSRDGAASLIEDAHGAGALAVASFHDFEATPSDEVLAEVLAAMNHAGADVLKFACTATSATDAARVLAAQAWAREAYDRPIIGIAMGPAGAPTRLVGSALGSSATFACLPGWAGSAPGQFTVEQARAVLDVVERAGLGARGAE; this is translated from the coding sequence ATGCCGCAACCAGAAACGCCTGCCCCCGAGCCTGCGCCCAGAGTCATCACCCTTGGCAGAGCCGGGAAGAAGACGACACTCGGTGGCCGCACCCGGGTGATCGTCCCCTTGACCGGCGACGCCGCCTCGCTGCGCTCCCAGGTGGCCGCGCTGGCATCCTCCCGCGCCGACATCGCCGAATGGCGGGCCGACACCTTCCTGGCCTCCCTCGTCGGCTCACACTTCGTGGCCGCCGCAGACATCCAATCCGAGCTCACGTCTGCGGCTCGCTACGTGACCGACGCGTCGCCCGTCCCGGTCCTGGCAACCATTCGCACCTTTGTCGAAGGGGGCCAAGCCTACCTCGACGACGAGGAGTATTGCGCGCTCGTGCGCTGCCTCGCTCCCCTCGTCGGGGCGGTCGACGTGGAGGTATCCCGGGACGGAGCCGCCTCGCTCATCGAGGATGCTCATGGGGCCGGTGCGCTCGCGGTTGCTTCCTTCCACGACTTCGAGGCCACGCCCTCGGACGAGGTTTTGGCCGAGGTCCTGGCGGCCATGAACCACGCGGGTGCGGACGTGCTGAAGTTCGCCTGCACGGCCACCAGCGCGACTGACGCCGCCCGCGTTCTGGCCGCGCAGGCCTGGGCGCGCGAGGCCTATGACCGGCCCATCATCGGCATCGCCATGGGGCCCGCGGGCGCGCCGACGCGCCTGGTGGGGTCCGCCCTCGGGTCGTCCGCGACCTTCGCGTGCCTGCCCGGCTGGGCGGGGAGTGCTCCCGGCCAGTTCACGGTGGAGCAGGCGCGCGCCGTCCTGGACGTGGTCGAGCGTGCAGGCCTGGGCGCCCGCGGCGCTGAGTGA
- a CDS encoding ClbS/DfsB family four-helix bundle protein: MPKPKTKTELLDAAEAQYARLDSLIEGMSSDDQHTHFDPSITQIGKEAHWARDKNLRDVLAHLHEWQSMLLGFVDANLHGQPRPFLPFPHTWRTTPTLNQEIWTQYQGTELEAIRENLADSHTAVVALIGKFTNEELFTKAYFPWTGATSLGSYFVSATSSHYEWAIKKLRAFTRKPPE; this comes from the coding sequence GTGCCGAAACCGAAGACGAAAACTGAACTATTGGATGCCGCCGAGGCGCAGTATGCGAGACTGGACAGCCTCATTGAGGGCATGAGTTCCGACGATCAGCATACGCATTTTGATCCCAGCATCACCCAAATCGGTAAAGAAGCCCACTGGGCGCGGGACAAAAACCTGCGTGACGTACTAGCCCACCTGCACGAGTGGCAGAGCATGCTGCTTGGCTTCGTCGACGCCAACCTCCACGGTCAACCTCGGCCTTTTCTTCCGTTTCCTCACACGTGGCGAACCACGCCAACGCTCAACCAAGAGATCTGGACTCAATATCAGGGCACTGAGCTTGAGGCTATCCGCGAAAACCTCGCCGACAGCCACACCGCAGTAGTGGCTCTCATCGGCAAGTTCACCAACGAGGAGCTATTCACCAAGGCGTATTTCCCGTGGACGGGCGCAACCTCGCTCGGCTCCTACTTCGTGTCAGCCACATCAAGCCACTACGAATGGGCAATCAAAAAGCTCCGCGCATTCACCAGAAAGCCGCCAGAATAA
- the dusB gene encoding tRNA dihydrouridine synthase DusB, which yields MGPLRLWTPLVLAPMAGVTDVPFRRLCRIMGETGLPDNLRPTGIPSWAADSGQAATASSPGTPGEASNEPRHVAIPRVDAPAGLYVTEMVTSRALVEENERTLEMVRPDPSERVRSLQLYGVDPAVMARAATMLIERDLTDHVDLNFGCPVPKVTKKGGGAALPWKRDLFVDLLDSVVRACRKAGERAGREIPVTVKIRIGIDSSHETATDAALSAQRLGAAALTLHARTQTQHYAGKAQWEHIARLKELLDIPVFGNGDVFEGVDALDMLERTGCDGISVGRGAQGRPWIFRDIVAAYHGAPIPAGPTLAEVIAVIERHAAWCVVDQGQEERALREMRKHIGWYLRGFAVGGAQRHALSMVSTLQELHERLGELDADQPFPPAARGPRGRAGGEKTPHLPDGWLDHPHLTEAERARLHLAEIGY from the coding sequence GTGGGGCCGCTGCGCCTGTGGACACCCCTGGTCCTGGCCCCCATGGCCGGGGTGACGGACGTGCCCTTCCGACGCCTGTGCCGCATCATGGGCGAGACCGGGCTGCCCGACAACCTGCGTCCCACCGGCATCCCCTCCTGGGCCGCCGATTCCGGGCAGGCGGCCACGGCCTCGTCCCCGGGCACCCCCGGTGAGGCGTCGAACGAGCCGCGCCACGTCGCCATCCCGCGAGTGGACGCGCCCGCCGGCCTGTACGTCACCGAGATGGTGACCAGCCGCGCCCTCGTCGAGGAAAACGAACGCACCCTGGAGATGGTGCGCCCCGACCCCTCCGAGCGCGTGCGATCCCTGCAGCTGTACGGCGTGGACCCCGCCGTCATGGCGCGCGCCGCGACGATGCTGATCGAGCGCGACCTCACCGACCACGTGGACCTGAACTTTGGGTGCCCCGTGCCCAAGGTGACGAAGAAGGGTGGGGGAGCGGCGCTGCCGTGGAAACGAGATCTCTTCGTTGACCTTCTCGATTCCGTCGTTCGTGCCTGCCGCAAGGCGGGGGAGCGAGCCGGGCGTGAGATCCCCGTGACCGTCAAGATCCGCATCGGCATCGACTCCTCCCACGAGACCGCCACCGACGCGGCCCTTTCCGCCCAACGGCTGGGGGCCGCCGCGCTCACGCTGCACGCGCGCACCCAGACCCAGCACTACGCGGGCAAGGCCCAGTGGGAGCACATCGCGCGACTGAAGGAACTCCTCGACATTCCCGTCTTCGGCAACGGCGACGTCTTCGAAGGGGTGGATGCCCTGGACATGCTTGAGCGCACCGGGTGCGACGGTATCAGCGTCGGACGGGGAGCGCAGGGGCGGCCCTGGATTTTCCGCGACATCGTGGCCGCCTACCACGGCGCACCCATCCCGGCAGGCCCCACCCTGGCCGAGGTGATCGCCGTGATCGAGCGCCACGCCGCGTGGTGCGTCGTCGACCAGGGGCAGGAGGAGCGTGCCCTGCGAGAGATGCGCAAGCACATCGGCTGGTACCTGAGGGGATTCGCCGTCGGCGGAGCCCAGCGTCACGCCCTCTCCATGGTCTCCACCCTGCAGGAACTGCACGAGAGACTCGGCGAACTGGACGCCGACCAGCCCTTCCCGCCCGCCGCGCGAGGCCCACGCGGACGGGCCGGCGGCGAGAAAACCCCCCACCTGCCCGACGGCTGGCTGGACCACCCCCACCTGACCGAGGCCGAGCGGGCGCGCTTGCACCTGGCGGAAATCGGATACTAG